The sequence TAAGAACTTTGGCATAACAAATTGAATATCCTATAAAAATTTAGGAAACAGTAAAATTGGTGAAGTGGGAGCTAGCTAGGTTCATTTTTCATTGTTATTTATATGTTGAGTTTTAAAATacaatactccctctgtcccgctccaaatgtctcatttcttttgggtacggagattaagaaatgtgtataaaatgaataaagtgagtttgtgaaaattatttaaatattaagtatagagactgtgtgtattgccaaaaaaggaaatgacacatttgaagtgggacaacccaaaataaaaaataggatatttggagtgggacggagggaatattatttAGTATACATGGTATGTATATATAGACTATTTCCTCACCTATCAGCAGGTTACATCTTCATGAAATTCGTTTGTATGCAAAATACTAATAATGGGCCGTCACCATTTATCCAACAATAAAAATGGGCCTTTTTTGGGTTGAACAATAAAAATGGAATATATTTCTAtagttaaattttaattttgttggtgTTTGTAATTACATatattactttaattaaatatgaatttgaacaagagtaaaattttgaagtagccaaaatgaagcataaaacacaatttatggccacacattgaaaaaaacacaaattttggccatttttatagctttgggacgtttttgcccttaattgggcggactgggtagggtcaggagcgcgggtcgcgtgccgggtaggatcaggcacgcgggtcgggttaggcacttatggcactattagtgccataagtgccaacgaaattttttttttactccccctgccctgtctaccccccagacccccgaccccacccaccccacccacccccaagccaaaaacttttactttattattttattttatggcacttatggcactaatagtgccataagtgccaacgaaattttttttttactccccctgccctgtctacccccgaccccacccacccccaagccaaaaaattttactttattattttattttatggcacttatggcactaataatgccataagtgccaacgaaaatccaaaataaaataaagtaaaatggtctttttagcacttatggcactaatagtgccataagtgccaaacatgcagaacaaatatagaaacaacagcatcatctaaactctaaatggaacatttaaaccctaaatggataatctaaaccctaaatggaacatctaaaccctaaatggataatctaaaccctaaatggaatatctaaaccctaggggaagtgtttaaaaagttccttttggcttgggggtgggtgggggggtagacaaggcaggggaagtaaaaaaaaaattttttttttttggcttgggggtgggtggtgggggggggtcgggggtgggtggggtcgggggtttgggggggtagacaaggcaggggaagtaaaaaaaaaaaattttttttttggcttgggggtgggtggtggtgggtggggggtgggtggggttgggggtctgggggtagacaaggcaggggaagtaaaaaattttttttttttttttggcttgggggtgggtggtgggtgggtgggtgggtgggtgggtgggggtgggtggggtcgggggtctgggggtagacaagcaggggaagtaaaaaaaaaaaaatttttttttggcttggggtgggtgggggggtgggtggggtcgggggtctggggggtagacaaggcatgggttaatccctaaatctggatccgggtcaaagaaagttgttggatctattgggttaaagggtaaattaggtagagcacataaaagatggccaaatattgatgttttaaattttgtggacaaaatttaagtttcaatcaccaatagggccatccggccctattgtttctttgaACAATTACATTGAACAATAAGACTTTCTCACACAAAGCAAGACTCTTTCATTTTTCCCTGTCCTTGTAAATTATAGCTTGTTTTCTTGTAATTTTGGATGCATGTTTCGcgtggattaaaaaaaaaaaaaaaaaaaaaaaaaaaaaaaaaaaaaaaaaaaggaaattatCACTTATTTTTATGAGTTGGTCTCCTGTGTGGATTTTCGCACCGTTCACACATCGATTTGAACCGAACTTTCTCCTCCTCATaaagtatattatataaataacatttttATCAATAACAATTAGTTTTCTTAACAATAactaattagtattttattttaatgcaTGCAAATGTACTTATTTTACAAGAAATGTTGATAAAAGTGTTACTTTATGTTAGTAAAGTGATCatttgtgtaatttaataattaaaatcttcTATTACTTtcgctttaaaaaaaaatcttctatTACTTTGACCCGCCAAACTAGGGGTAAGCATTCAGGCGGCTCGGGTTGAaacgaaaccgaaccgaactggAGCAACACGAACCCAAACCGTCCTAAAAATTTCAAACCAAACcaaactgtttgacttgccaaaaccgaaccgaaccgtaaaccgtttcattttttttttcattcaaaaACCTGGTATCAATGCTTGGCAGCCCAATAAATGGATAAAAATTCACCAAAATGCATACTTAAAAATCCACAAATACATATCTAAAAGATTTCATGTTCACCACAAATTTAATCCACACAACTACAAGTTCACAACAAAATAAAAGGCAAAATGTATCAAATCATTATTTCAAAACAAATATagcataatactccctccgtccacgaaagaactttctaggagggagtggcacgcgttttaagaaaaatattattgagtgtattaaaaGTAGAGAAAAAATTGTTGGgtgtattgggagtgatgaaaaagtattataattaatattcagagttgtgaaaaaatgaaagtaagagttattataagtggtggggtatagtccaaaaataggtaagaagttcttttgtggacaatccaaaaagaaaagatagaaagttctttcgtggacggagggagtataatattaattcGGGGGGCAGAATAGAATTAGAGAATGAGTTTGAACTTTGAAATCTAAAACAAAACCCTAATGGCTaatgtttaataatttaatattaattatttataaaatatataatactattataattattattaaataattcgGGCGGATTCGGTTTAGAAATCAAATTGTTTTTTCCAAACCGAACCCGAATCATAAATTGGCGGTTTGAAAAATTTCTAATTAAACCGCGTCGTTTTATCTATAAAAATCGAACCAAATCGCCCGATTTGGtttgattcgattcgattcggttTGAAAAAAACCGATTCAGTTTTGCTCAACCTTACGCCAAACATATTCAAATGCAACAACctccatatttttttaaataaaaggtCTCTTATTTTAGCTATGATCCAAACAAAACATTACATTTAGGTAAAGACTATCACTAATATGTTTTGAATATTAGTGACGTCAAACGGCACTAATatgttcaagaagatgcaagaatcggcacgaaaggatgtcaaacgtgcctttggagtccttcaagctcaGTAGGGAATCATTCGCAGTCTCGCGCGTAATTGGTACCTGGAGCACCTcaaggacatcatgttgtgttacatcattctccacaacatgattgtggagcacggaggtgaaggagcaaccaattgaagagatgacgacgcgggacatggggcgtctagcagtgactcgacggagagtggtcGAGCAACCCTAGTTTCCTTTGAGGAATATGTGCAAAGAGATACCCTTATCCGAGATAGGCAGTTGCACGCCGCGCTccaatatgatttgatggagaatgtttgggcacgtttcggacctctagggccggaatagttatttgtaggatttgtttttattttattaagttttatgtaatttttaggatttcaaaattaatgcaatttaaatttgaagtaaattgtgtgatttaaatttatgcaatgaaacttaaatgaaaaatagaaaaatcatgtaggctatcatgtaacccaatgcagcctctttacaccatgtggtccccctcTCATTAAGTAAGCTATCATGCAAcaccaatgtggatgctctaacaaTGGGATAAAGTGTTTATCAATAACTTGTCATCCTTGAGAATTTACAAAACATGTAATTAACATTACAATAATAGTTAATAaagttttttcttcttctttattttgaattttcaagcATTATCTTTTGCTTTCATTTTTTGATGTAATTAATAAAGGAGATTTTGATGTATCGGAAAATAAGAAACTCATGATTGAATTATGAGAAATTGTCTATAGCATTTTTAATAAATGCATAATGAAACATATGTAACGTTCATTGGTTTTGATTTTGCAACCAActgttatataattttattttaatggaattgCAATATATATGTCGattaatgataatttaattagtatcttatttatttgttgtcTTAATGCGACAAATGAAATATACTACTATATAATATGGGTTGGACTTGGACTGTTTTTTGGGTTGGATTTTGAACATGTTGTATATAAGCTGGATTTTATTTGTTGATAATTTGGGTTGCCaatttaacttttaatttcGTAACATATTGTGTTTTGAATggataattataatttataaaccATTTTTTCTATTACAAATTTATGCTTATGTTGAATGTCATTTACaagatatttttaataaattatttagatAATACTAGTATTGTCACGCCCCAGTTTCTCGGAAGGATAAGAAATGGACTATATGACGGGACTATTAAGCTTTACTTTAACCCACCAAATGTGTTCAAACGCAAAGTTTGTTAAATTATAGTAATCCACACGAGATTTTATTCTCTAATTGTGATTATGGGTAGCACAGCAacctccatttttttttctaaaaaaaagtgaaataaattaattaaaaatataaaaggtCTCTTATTTTAGCTATGATCCAAACAAAACATTacataagggagagggttgtctcaccatataaagtggctcatgccactatctccaatccaatgtgggacactttaaTAAAGACTATCACTAATATGTtttgaatattaaaatcaataaaaacaaagaaaaatctcatatgcaacacaAGCAAATAAGACACATCccactaaataaaaaattaattgaatagTCAAACATAAGCCACAGAATTCACACATGCATAaaccatttatattttatatttcatcTGTTTATGCTAAATATTCTAAATAAATAATGCAACAAGTTAATAATTTACATACAACAACATGTAAACAATAATCTCccaaataaaaacaaacaatAACATGACCACGTTACCaacatacaaaaaaaaaaaaaaaatctacagAGCAACTGTTTTAATGCCTTATTcgataataatttatttaatattccaGAAAAAATAACTGCATATTCAACACAATATTCACATGAACAAAACTTTTACCTTTTATCTTTGATTTGAACTTGCCTAATCCTCATTAATCGTCAATATACCTTTCTTTTTAGCAGATGAACCTCCACATGTTCCTGATGCATAACCAACAATTAATGGTGTCTGGAAAATACAAAGAATTACTACTATTTTATTAAACAGAGATCCCAATAATGTGTCGATAACAAAAGAATAACAAATTGTTGAGTTACACGGTAAAGTTGGGGGGGAAATACCAAGTTGCCCTCTACATGTTCGATGGAATGCGCCAATGGGACGTCTAATTGAATATGTGCTCGATGAGTATCACAATCAATTGCTGCTACCTTCTATACCATGTGAAGATTGGGTTTGCGCTTCTGGGCAGCTTCATCAAGTTCGGCTGCGAGCGGAATATCAAAATTTTTAGAACTCTTTTGAGAGGGGTTGTTTTAGTTGGTGAGAATGGTGATGCAGAGGCGTTGTTCAGAAAGATTTTGCCTTTTAAAACGTGACAAAGAGGGATAGAAAAACCTTGAGCATCAATAAAATGGTAATAGAACAATATTATCTTAGAAATAACATAACTTACTTGAATCTCATTGGGAAAATTGATGTTTGATTTTCTGCAACTCTGCATGTGCTTGTTTCATGTTGATTCTATCCCCTGGAGAGTCGGCAGAGCATTTCAAAGCCAATTCAAGTATGGATGATACACACTGCATATTCTTATCAAtcatttcttcctccaaattCATGACTAAGTTGGCATCTATCACTTCATGTGGGATCTCCGAAAGTGAGAGTTCTACCCATCTCTTTAAGCTCATATCTCCGCAAAACATATCATCACTAGGCCTTTTTCTCGTAAAAGTTTCAATCAGTATCACTCCATAGCTATACACATCACACCTTGTTGAAACTAGTCCTTCCAAACCATACTCTGGGACAACAAAAATCATGATGTAAGGAAGACACAATTAATTGATTGAAAGTGAAGTGCAATCAATATATTTAGAGAAATTAACTTCACCTGGAGCGATGTAACCCAATGTTGCTAGCGTGTTGGTTAACACAAAGCTATCTCCATCGCATAACAACTTTGCTATTCCAAAGTCGCTTACATGGGCAACCATGTCTTCATCTAACAGCACATTACTCGGCTTCAAATCGTTGTGGACAATGGGCATTGAATAACCGTGGTGAAGATACTCCAAAGCAGATGCAACATCaatcattatattcaatctttcCATCATATTCAAGCAATAGTTGTGGGAATATAACCATTTTTCAAGGTTTCCCTTTGGCATATATTCAAGTACTAATGCCTTGAACTCTTCATTGGAGCAACTGCTTATAACGCTTGTCAGATTCCTATGTCGAATGCTACGTAGTATCTCACATTCGACATCGAATATTCTTGAAATACCTTCTAGCTGCATATCAAACACCTTGACAACAATATCCTTACCATTGTTAAGAATTCCTTTATAAACAGAGCAAGAACTCCCTGTGCCAAGTAAATTGCTTTCATCGAATCTTTCCGTTGCTCGCAGCAGTTCATAATAAGAGATTCTTTCCGGCACAATGAATATCAACTCATCAACTTCTCTAGTCGTCTTATCTTTCCTTTTGTTTCTGACAATTATAGAGGCCAAAGAAGCAACTAAGATGAAAGCCACAACCCCAAAAACAATAAATGAAGTTTGTTCCACCTTCTTTCTCTTTGATCTGTGATTAGAAATTGAAGAGCAAATTTGGACATGGAACTTGGGGATTCCACACAATGCCTCATTACCCATAAAAGAACCCAtagtgaagtttctaaaagaacCTCCATGAGGAACTTCTCCACTTAAACTATTGAAAGAGACATTAAAGTGGTCGAGGTGTTTAAGTGCTTCTAAAGACTTTGGAATTGAACCAGAGAGGTTGTTGTACGACAAGTCGAGATTTGCCAAACTGATCATGCTTCCCATAGACACAGGAATAGAACCTTCTAGTCTATTATTTGCCAAAGACAAATCAATCAAATTCTGCAACTTCCCAATAGTGCTAGGAATAGACTTTGACAATTGATTCATCGATAGGTTTATATGAATTGCTGCTCCTAAGTTACTTATCTCTTGTGGTAAGAACCCATTCAATGAATTCGAGGACAAGTCTAGAGAATTCAAATCTTTTAGGCCCCATAAGCTTGATGGTATGCTTGAATTCAAAATGTTGGAGTCTAGATTAAGATTTCTTAAAGAAGAGACATTTCCCAGACATTTAGGAATTGGGCCTGAAAATTGATTCTGGCTCATGAATAAAGTATCGAGGCTGAATAGATCACATATAGCATGTGGTATTGAGCCTCCCAACATGTTATCAAACAGATATAATCCTTGAAGTTGATGCAAATGGCTTATAGTTAGTGGAATATTACCAGATAACTCATTCCTAGATAAATCTAATGTCATCATATTGCTTAGATTGCCTATTTCAACAGGAATGCTGCCATTGAATTTGCAGTTGGCAGCAATGAATGTTTGAAGTGAGGAAGATAAGTTCCCGACAGAAGCTGGAATGACACCGTATAGAGGATTATCACCAAATGACAAATCAGTTAGAGACCTGCAATTTGTCAATGAAGTAATGAAGGAAGAAGATGGTGCCTGGGTAAGATTGTTGCTGTTCATTTCAAGAAGTTGGAGAAGTCTTAGGTTGCCGAGATGAGTAGGTATATAACCACTGAATTTGTTTCCAGAAAGTGAGAGAATTGTGAGTTGAGAACAGTTAGAGATGGAGTTGGGTATTGCTCTGGTGATATAATTATTGCCAAGAAAAAGTTGttcgagagagggagaggcaTGGCATAAATGGGTTGGAAGAACCCCTGACAGAGCATTGCCGTTAAGTCCAAGAATCCGAagagttgaaatgttaaagaaCTCATGTGGTATCGAACCACTCAAGCTGTTCGAATCTAGTGATAATTTCTCCAAATGGTAAAGTTGGCCAAATTCAGTGGGAATAAGCCCTGCAAAATATGAGATTTCAAAAACACATATTGTAGCTAAACAAACCAATTTACATGAAAATTACTCTGTTGTACCTGTAAAATGGTTTTCCTCGAGCTCTAACTCTGTAAGCATGGTAATATTCCTGACATCCCTTGAAAGGTTCCCTGTGAATTTGTTGCGCCATAGATATATGTTTTGCAGAGAAGacatattcatgaaaatattgaaatcaatTGAGCCCGCAATCTCATTCCGTTCAGCACCAAAAGTAACCAGACTCTGAAGATGGCCAATCTCATGTGGTAGTATTCCTGGCAAAAAAAGTGTCATAAAACTAATCAAATCTCATTTACACAAATTTATGTGATAAGAACTTGAACCATATGTACCATTCAAATTGTTACCACCAAGATATAACTCCCCAAGAGATGTCAAGTAGCCGATTTCTGAAGGTATCTCCCCACTAAAAGAGTTGTAAGAGAGGCTCAACACCTCAAGCTGTGAACAGTGGGATAGATTTGTGGGAATCGCGCCACTCAGCTGATTGTCAGGAAGACTTAGCACAGTAAGAATTGGAAGATTACGGCACATGTCTGTTGGAAGGCTTCCACTCAATTCATTGTCTCTCAATGCTATAGCTACAAGGGTCGAGATGTTGAATATGGCTGATGGTATAGCACCGGAGAGATGATTGAATTGAACAACTAGAGTTTGTAGACTTTGAAGTCTCCCAAACTCttttggaatttctccacttagtGAATTGAAAGATAAGTCAAGAAATTGTAGGTTTGTGAGGTTTGAGAGCGATTTTGGGATGGAACCTATGAAGCTGTTGTTGCGTAAATTTAAGTACTCTAATTTTGGTAACTGACCCAACATCGGAGGGATGTCTCCGGTGAAGTTGTTGCGTCGGAAAGATATGAACTTCAAACGGCGAAGGAGAGACAGCTCTTGAGGCAAATCTCCATGGAAAAGGTTGTTGGTGAGGTCGAGGGAGACGAGGAAGGAGAGGTGGCCGAGCTGCGGTGGAATGGTGGCGGAGAGAGCCATGTTGGAGAGATTCAGGGCAGCTACTCTTGGGTGGCGCAAGCTGCAAGTGACGCCAATCCAGGTGCAGACGGAGGTGGAATTGGTCCAATTAGTTGCAAGTAAAAGAGATGTATGTTTGAGTGAAAGAAGGGCAGTTTGATCAGTTGCAAGGCTCAGAGGTTGTTTGGATTCAGAAGAAAGCATTGGGAAGGTTATGGTGATTAGGAATGCATAAGGCAAAATGCAATGAAGCTTTTTGTCCATGGCTGCAAATTGTGATTGTATTATGATAATGAAGTCGCTAATAACTGCATCCAataatcatcacatatatatacacaaattaATGGAAGACTTGGTTGACTTGAGAGTCTTGATGGGTGTGGGTTTTGAGTCAAGTCGTCCATACAAATTAATGGAAGACTTGAGGTTGTGGACTACAAATGTGGGCCCCAGTCACTACAAATTAATGGACTTAATCATGATTCAAATCCTATTTTTCTTGGTTATTAGTGGAGTAATAGTGTGTGCTTGCttcatttgttttgttttgttttgttttgttttgttttgtatgTATATACAATACATACATGTGTACTTAAACAAATGTAGTGCTCACTGCATTTGGGATAGTCATTTTGGTTGTTTCATTAATGATTATTTGGAATTCTACAACTTAATCTTCGGTAACAGATTGTCAAATTTATGAAGGGAAACATCCTATTATGAAGGGAATAACATTACAGCAATATGATTaccaaaataattaatcaattggTTCTTAAATAAGATGTTACATTAAATCTTGTACTAAAAGTGAATTTCTTTATCCTAGTCTTATACGAGATTGTATTATTCGATTCTAAGTCACGCATTTGCCATTATGCTTActattcaaaataattttgtcaattaaataaaactttacaaataaaaatcatatcgTCAGTGCGTCACTGATGATGGAATTGGTTTGGGAGGCACTTTGAATTCCTTGACGGAGAATTTCAGAACTACAATactgagaaagaaaaagaattaattGAGAAAAGAAGCAACACAATGTTTGAGCAACCTCTTACTCGAGTAGAGGAGGCATCGAGTAATGCGATGCAGCCCCTCCCTACTCCAGAGGCCCACGATAGAACGGGTAGGGGAAGAGCGGCTTTATTGCGGGCGCGTGCTATGCACGccccaaattaaaaataaaaaataaaaaaattgagaaaagaaGCAACACAATGTTTGAGCAACCTCTTAGTCAGTTTAACATTATCTTCTCATGGTGATAGGACTAAGATGTAATAATATGTATTAATAGTGATTTAGCCTTCAGTGCTATGCCATTCATTTTTCCATATCCCACCACTTTTTCAAGGAATCAAGGGCCACCACCATAATTGGGGGCTAGTGCAATTCGTAGTGGCTCACATCAATTCACCCACGTTCTCCACACTTAGAAATCTCAAATTCTCCAAATAAATCAAGACAAGTATGAAATCACCAACTAAGATCAACATCATGGATATCACAttaataggctcacttcttttgagcacggagattaagaaaacttactttttagttgaaaattaagtacattttttttacttaaaatgaaaaacgagcctattcTAGTGGGACATCCTAAAAAGGCaaacgagcctattagagtgggacggagggagtatattattaaTGGAATATTGTGTCAGAAATCGAGATGCTTCTCTACTTGGGAATTCACTAAGAGCATCATTCAAGCCTGGAGCAATTTCACGAACCAAATTGAAGCATCAAATGTCTCAACCAGAAAAATGGGGACAATTGCCAATACACAGAATGATACAGAGAAGAATGTGTGCATGAAGTATTTTCCTGTGTATGCACAAATACTGATAGGATGGAGGCAGGTTACATACCTCTGCTTGCCTTTATATCTTATAAGCAGAGCTTGTGACACCTTGTATTTGCTTTCTAGCTTGATTATATGCATGACtgattatttttatactcaAGAGTAGGATATCTCCAACCCCACCATTTCCATGGGATAAAAATTAAGCAAAATTAGCttgaatgatagaaataatcaagggtcttgggatatcccaaagttgtAATCCATCCAAATAAATAAGGGgttaactttattatttttatctatcaagcctaatcctccaaagtaaacgTTCCCTAATTGTAACACTAACAATGGGATAAAGTGTTTATCAATAACTTGCCATCCTTGAGAATTTACTAAACATGTAACATTACAATAATAGTTAAtaaaatttcttcttcttctttattttgaattttcaagcATTATCTTTTGCTTTCATTTTTTGATGTAATTAATAAAGGAGATTTTGATGTATCGGAAAATAAGAAACTCATGATTGAATTATGAGAAATTGTCTATATCATTTTTAATAAATGCATAATGAAACATATGTAACGTTCATTGGTTTTGACTAGTATTTCACCCGTGCATACGCACGGGGTAAATTGTTGTAGTCTTTTTTTTAAtgctaattaattatatattaattaacatTGTATtgtgttaaaataataaataaaaattattgtgttatattgaaaaaaaaacacataacCTTTAACTaagcaaataatttatttttttaattatactaTTACAAATATGGGTgcaatactaataataataataataataataataataataataataataataataataatataattgataaGTGTAGAATTAATCTCaacataaataatataaaaatataaaaataacacaAGTATTTAACGTGGTTTGATCGTtaagatctacgtccacggagaGAAATCCGAGAGAATTTACTATTTGTGGAGTTATATAATtatagagttgaataattataatGAATCAACCTCTAATTTTATACATAAGAGTcctatttataagttattaatATTTAGTCTTAATATTTTCTTAGGTGACTAAATGGCATGTATGATAACGGAGTTTCATGTTTCAGACATTTACTTTAGGTTCTTAATAAGTGTTTTTTGAAGTTAATTAGGGATGCAATGGAATTGCGTGTAACTGTGTAAGTAGGatcatattaaattttatattagagTATTCGAGTTCGATACATTAAAAgaattcaagtttgatttaattttcagtttataagATTGTTCAAT comes from Salvia miltiorrhiza cultivar Shanhuang (shh) chromosome 3, IMPLAD_Smil_shh, whole genome shotgun sequence and encodes:
- the LOC131015217 gene encoding receptor kinase-like protein Xa21 translates to MDKKLHCILPYAFLITITFPMLSSESKQPLSLATDQTALLSLKHTSLLLATNWTNSTSVCTWIGVTCSLRHPRVAALNLSNMALSATIPPQLGHLSFLVSLDLTNNLFHGDLPQELSLLRRLKFISFRRNNFTGDIPPMLGQLPKLEYLNLRNNSFIGSIPKSLSNLTNLQFLDLSFNSLSGEIPKEFGRLQSLQTLVVQFNHLSGAIPSAIFNISTLVAIALRDNELSGSLPTDMCRNLPILTVLSLPDNQLSGAIPTNLSHCSQLEVLSLSYNSFSGEIPSEIGYLTSLGELYLGGNNLNGILPHEIGHLQSLVTFGAERNEIAGSIDFNIFMNMSSLQNIYLWRNKFTGNLSRDVRNITMLTELELEENHFTGLIPTEFGQLYHLEKLSLDSNSLSGSIPHEFFNISTLRILGLNGNALSGVLPTHLCHASPSLEQLFLGNNYITRAIPNSISNCSQLTILSLSGNKFSGYIPTHLGNLRLLQLLEMNSNNLTQAPSSSFITSLTNCRSLTDLSFGDNPLYGVIPASVGNLSSSLQTFIAANCKFNGSIPVEIGNLSNMMTLDLSRNELSGNIPLTISHLHQLQGLYLFDNMLGGSIPHAICDLFSLDTLFMSQNQFSGPIPKCLGNVSSLRNLNLDSNILNSSIPSSLWGLKDLNSLDLSSNSLNGFLPQEISNLGAAIHINLSMNQLSKSIPSTIGKLQNLIDLSLANNRLEGSIPVSMGSMISLANLDLSYNNLSGSIPKSLEALKHLDHFNVSFNSLSGEVPHGGSFRNFTMGSFMGNEALCGIPKFHVQICSSISNHRSKRKKVEQTSFIVFGVVAFILVASLASIIVRNKRKDKTTREVDELIFIVPERISYYELLRATERFDESNLLGTGSSCSVYKGILNNGKDIVVKVFDMQLEGISRIFDVECEILRSIRHRNLTSVISSCSNEEFKALVLEYMPKGNLEKWLYSHNYCLNMMERLNIMIDVASALEYLHHGYSMPIVHNDLKPSNVLLDEDMVAHVSDFGIAKLLCDGDSFVLTNTLATLGYIAPEYGLEGLVSTRCDVYSYGVMLIETFTRKRPSDDMFCGDMSLKRWVELSLSENPDEVIDANLVMNLEEEMIDKNMQCVSSILELALKCSADSPGDRINMKQAHAELQKIKHRFSL